The Desulfuromonas versatilis genome has a segment encoding these proteins:
- a CDS encoding cation-transporting P-type ATPase, whose amino-acid sequence MNRQPPIPEAGSAWHEWATEKTFSHLESSPGGLTQAEAERRLARYGPNRLRPPKQRSAWVRFLVQFHNVLIYVLLFAALVTAALGHWVDSWVIFGVVLANALIGYIQEGKAERAMEAIRTMLSQQATVLRDGHRQQIQAENLVPGDVVFLQSGDKVPADLRLFKVKELRIEEAALTGESVPVEKRTEPVTAAAPLGDRSCLGFSGTLVTYGQGSGVVVATGDTTEIGQISALLSRVQPLTTRLLQQIAEFGRWLTAAIGAVALLTFAFGMLARDYSFGDMFLACVGLAVAAIPEGLPAIITITLALGVQIMARRSAIVRRLPAVETLGSVTVICSDKTGTLTRNEMTVQEVAVAEYLVKVGGVGYAPRGGFVCQGSELAPEQLPGLVELARAGLLCNDAALELRQGQWQLAGDPTEGALLTLAMKTGFDPAREAELFPRTDVIPFESEHRFMATLHHDHTGHGFIYVKGAPERVLEMCHRQRRAGEDVPIDLPFWQRRIDELAGRGQRLIAFAFKPAGPDQRELRFSDVEGGLTLLGLTGLIDPPRAEAIDAVKSCQSAGIRVKMITGDHALTARAIAAQMGIGDGRSVVNGRELEGMSDEKLRRVTQQVDVFARVSPEHKLRLVQALQADGQVVAMTGDGVNDAPALKRAEVGVAMGVKGTEVAKEAAEIVLADDNFATIAQAVKLGRTVYDNIRKAIIFILPTNGGEAGVIIAAILSGRMLPITPVQILWVNMITAVTLALSLAFEPPEEDVMARPPRDPKEPILSPFLIWRTLFVSLVLVIGTFGLFLWERLHEVSIETSRTVAVNGLVMFEIFYLLNSRYLKASVLNRQGLFGSRYVLGAIGLVLVFQLLFTYAPPLQHLFATAAIGFGDWVRIVLVGSSVLFVVEAEKWLLRWFERRQHRIPP is encoded by the coding sequence ATGAACCGCCAGCCCCCGATCCCCGAAGCCGGCAGTGCCTGGCACGAGTGGGCGACGGAGAAAACCTTCAGCCACCTGGAAAGCTCCCCCGGGGGGCTCACCCAGGCCGAGGCCGAGCGCCGGCTCGCCCGCTACGGACCCAACCGCCTGCGGCCGCCCAAACAGCGCAGCGCCTGGGTGCGCTTTCTGGTCCAGTTTCACAACGTGCTGATCTACGTGCTGCTGTTCGCCGCGCTGGTCACCGCGGCCCTGGGCCACTGGGTCGATTCCTGGGTCATCTTCGGGGTGGTGCTGGCCAACGCCCTGATCGGCTACATCCAGGAAGGGAAGGCGGAGAGGGCCATGGAGGCGATCCGCACCATGCTCTCCCAACAGGCTACGGTTCTCCGCGACGGACACCGGCAGCAGATCCAGGCTGAAAACCTGGTGCCGGGGGACGTGGTGTTCCTGCAGTCGGGGGACAAGGTCCCAGCCGACCTGCGCCTTTTCAAGGTCAAGGAACTGCGCATCGAGGAGGCGGCGCTGACCGGCGAATCGGTGCCGGTGGAAAAAAGGACCGAACCGGTAACCGCGGCCGCCCCCCTGGGGGACCGCAGCTGCCTGGGCTTTTCGGGGACCCTGGTCACCTACGGCCAGGGGAGCGGCGTGGTGGTCGCCACCGGCGATACGACGGAAATCGGCCAGATCAGCGCCCTACTTTCCCGGGTGCAGCCCCTCACCACCCGCCTGCTGCAGCAGATCGCCGAATTCGGCCGCTGGCTCACCGCTGCTATCGGTGCTGTGGCGCTGCTTACTTTCGCCTTCGGCATGCTGGCCAGGGACTACTCCTTCGGCGACATGTTCCTGGCCTGCGTCGGGTTGGCGGTGGCCGCCATTCCCGAGGGGCTGCCGGCGATCATCACCATCACGTTGGCCCTCGGCGTGCAGATCATGGCCAGGCGCAGCGCCATCGTGCGCCGCCTGCCCGCCGTGGAAACCCTCGGCTCGGTGACGGTGATCTGCTCGGACAAGACCGGCACCCTGACCCGCAACGAGATGACCGTGCAGGAAGTAGCGGTGGCCGAGTACCTGGTGAAGGTCGGCGGGGTCGGCTACGCCCCCCGGGGGGGCTTCGTCTGCCAGGGGAGCGAGCTGGCGCCGGAGCAGCTGCCGGGGTTGGTGGAACTGGCCCGGGCCGGGCTGCTGTGCAACGACGCCGCCCTCGAACTGCGGCAGGGGCAGTGGCAGCTGGCCGGCGACCCCACCGAGGGGGCCCTGCTGACCCTGGCCATGAAGACCGGTTTCGACCCGGCGCGGGAAGCGGAGCTTTTCCCCCGCACCGACGTCATCCCTTTCGAGTCCGAACACCGCTTCATGGCCACCTTGCACCACGATCACACCGGCCACGGCTTTATCTACGTCAAAGGGGCGCCGGAGCGGGTGCTGGAGATGTGCCATCGCCAGCGGCGGGCCGGCGAAGATGTCCCCATCGATTTGCCCTTCTGGCAGCGCCGCATCGACGAGCTGGCGGGCCGCGGCCAGCGCCTCATCGCCTTCGCCTTCAAACCGGCCGGGCCTGACCAGCGGGAGCTGCGTTTTTCCGATGTCGAGGGGGGCCTGACCCTGCTGGGACTGACCGGGCTCATCGACCCGCCGCGCGCCGAGGCCATCGATGCGGTGAAAAGCTGCCAGTCGGCGGGAATCCGGGTGAAGATGATCACCGGCGACCACGCCCTGACCGCCCGGGCCATCGCCGCCCAGATGGGAATCGGCGACGGCCGCTCGGTGGTCAACGGCCGGGAACTGGAAGGGATGAGCGACGAGAAGCTGAGACGGGTCACCCAGCAGGTGGATGTCTTCGCCCGGGTCAGCCCCGAGCACAAGCTGCGCCTGGTGCAGGCGCTGCAGGCCGACGGGCAGGTGGTGGCGATGACCGGTGACGGGGTCAACGACGCGCCAGCCCTGAAGCGCGCCGAGGTCGGGGTAGCCATGGGGGTCAAGGGGACCGAAGTGGCCAAGGAGGCCGCCGAGATTGTGCTGGCCGATGACAACTTCGCCACCATCGCCCAGGCGGTCAAGCTCGGCCGCACCGTGTACGACAACATCCGCAAAGCCATCATTTTCATCCTCCCCACCAACGGCGGCGAGGCAGGGGTAATCATCGCCGCCATCCTCTCCGGGCGGATGCTCCCCATCACCCCGGTGCAGATCCTCTGGGTGAACATGATCACCGCCGTGACCCTGGCCCTCTCGCTGGCCTTCGAGCCGCCCGAGGAGGACGTCATGGCGCGCCCCCCCCGCGACCCCAAAGAGCCGATCCTCTCGCCGTTCCTGATCTGGCGCACCTTGTTCGTTTCGCTGGTACTGGTGATCGGCACCTTCGGCCTGTTTCTCTGGGAGCGCCTGCACGAGGTCTCCATCGAAACCTCGCGGACCGTGGCGGTCAACGGCCTGGTCATGTTCGAGATTTTCTACCTGCTCAACAGCCGCTACCTGAAGGCTTCGGTACTCAACCGCCAGGGACTTTTCGGCAGCCGCTACGTACTGGGGGCAATCGGCCTGGTGCTGGTGTTCCAGCTGCTGTTCACCTACGCGCCGCCCCTGCAGCATCTCTTCGCCACCGCCGCCATCGGCTTCGGCGACTGGGTTCGCATCGTGCTGGTGGGATCTTCAGTACTGTTCGTGGTCGAGGCCGAAAAGTGGCTGCTGCGCTGGTTCGAGCGCCGGCAGCATCGGATTCCGCCATGA
- a CDS encoding acyl-CoA dehydrogenase family protein encodes MPVFTELTDYMNFQDYLSEEEKLVRQTARQFVNEQVLPIIEKHAQEMSFPRQLIKPMGELGFLGASLPEKYGCAGLDALAYGLLMYELERGDSGIRSFASVQGALVMWPIYSYGSEAQKEHWLPRLARGEAIGCFGLTEPDFGSNPGGMRTRAVREGQGKWRLNGTKMWITNGSIADVALVWAKTDEGVRGFLVEKGTPGFSAPEMKGKWSLRASVTSELVLEDVLLDEEESLLPGVTGLKGPLSCLNQARYGIAWGALGAADACYECALDYAKTRIQFDKPIASFQLQQQKLARMVTELTKGQLLALQLARLKDKKKVTPAQISMAKMNNVHVALEICRSARTILAANGILGEYPVMRHMANLESVYTYEGTHDIHTLIIGQEVTGIAAFS; translated from the coding sequence ATGCCCGTTTTTACTGAATTGACGGACTACATGAACTTTCAGGACTATCTTTCCGAAGAGGAGAAGCTGGTGCGGCAGACCGCCCGCCAGTTCGTCAATGAGCAGGTGCTGCCGATCATCGAGAAGCATGCCCAGGAGATGAGCTTCCCCCGCCAGTTGATCAAACCGATGGGAGAGCTCGGCTTTCTCGGCGCCAGCCTGCCGGAGAAGTACGGCTGCGCCGGCCTGGACGCCCTGGCCTACGGGCTGCTGATGTACGAGCTTGAGCGGGGCGATTCGGGGATCCGCAGCTTCGCCTCGGTGCAGGGGGCGCTGGTCATGTGGCCGATCTACAGCTACGGCAGCGAGGCGCAGAAGGAGCATTGGCTGCCGCGGCTGGCTCGGGGCGAGGCCATCGGCTGCTTCGGCCTGACCGAGCCCGATTTCGGCTCCAACCCCGGCGGCATGCGTACCCGCGCGGTGCGCGAGGGCCAGGGGAAATGGCGCCTGAACGGCACCAAGATGTGGATCACCAACGGCTCCATCGCCGATGTGGCGCTGGTCTGGGCCAAGACCGACGAGGGGGTGCGCGGCTTTCTGGTGGAAAAGGGGACCCCCGGTTTCTCGGCGCCGGAGATGAAGGGGAAGTGGTCGCTGCGCGCCTCGGTGACCAGCGAGCTGGTGCTGGAGGATGTGCTCCTCGACGAGGAGGAGAGCCTGCTGCCGGGCGTCACCGGGCTGAAAGGGCCGCTGAGCTGCCTCAACCAGGCCCGCTACGGCATCGCCTGGGGGGCGCTGGGGGCGGCCGACGCCTGCTACGAGTGCGCCCTCGACTACGCCAAGACCCGCATCCAGTTCGACAAGCCCATTGCCAGCTTCCAGCTGCAGCAGCAGAAGCTCGCCCGGATGGTCACCGAACTGACCAAGGGGCAGCTGCTCGCCCTGCAGCTGGCCCGGCTCAAGGATAAGAAAAAGGTCACCCCGGCGCAGATCTCCATGGCCAAGATGAACAACGTCCACGTCGCCCTCGAGATCTGCCGCAGCGCGCGCACCATCCTGGCCGCCAACGGCATCCTCGGAGAGTACCCGGTCATGCGCCACATGGCCAACCTCGAGTCGGTCTACACCTACGAGGGGACCCACGACATCCACACCCTGATCATCGGTCAGGAGGTGACGGGGATCGCCGCCTTCAGCTGA
- a CDS encoding porin family protein, with amino-acid sequence MRRAHILWAGLLLYGLGWGANPADAANYPRSATLSPFVGYQVFEGNQNLEDDLLKGLSLGCNFNERWSAEVTVGHVDSEARGVTRRDADRDVWNFFLSGIYHFRPDQRFVPYLLVGAGGYIVEGETGGSGGDDEDEDLLATYGLGVKIGLSEFVGLRGEVRHVIDFNINDERRRHDLFHGFAATLGLHFQLVPDDVQADSARQPAAESTTGPAIFSRLRSRSREEPPLVIPDEAGESALARVAVPLRLESNPLPPTSQAGLAMEPGLNPGAGPLSLTYALDPKGEGSGLSPQAQMEIGKALRPAGHRQVVVEVHSSQGKTPLDCFKTAQERADKIRLFLVESFELEPTVIEARGYAGMGHGSPDSPQTTLVLKLFPRVPGAASAPEKPI; translated from the coding sequence ATGAGGCGAGCGCATATTCTTTGGGCGGGACTGTTGTTGTATGGATTGGGCTGGGGCGCCAACCCTGCGGACGCGGCCAACTATCCCCGCTCGGCGACCCTGTCGCCGTTTGTCGGCTACCAGGTGTTCGAGGGGAATCAAAACCTCGAAGATGACTTGCTGAAGGGGTTGTCGCTCGGCTGCAATTTCAATGAGCGCTGGAGCGCCGAGGTGACCGTCGGTCATGTGGACAGTGAGGCCCGCGGCGTCACGCGGCGGGACGCGGATCGCGACGTCTGGAATTTTTTCCTGAGCGGGATTTACCACTTCCGCCCGGACCAGCGCTTCGTCCCCTACCTGCTGGTCGGCGCCGGCGGGTATATCGTGGAGGGGGAAACCGGCGGAAGCGGCGGGGATGATGAGGATGAGGACCTGCTGGCCACCTACGGTCTCGGAGTGAAGATCGGCTTGTCGGAATTCGTGGGGTTGCGTGGCGAGGTGCGGCATGTCATTGATTTCAACATCAACGATGAGCGCCGCCGCCACGATCTGTTTCACGGTTTCGCGGCGACCCTCGGCTTGCATTTCCAACTGGTTCCCGATGACGTGCAGGCGGATTCCGCCAGGCAGCCGGCGGCCGAGTCCACTACCGGGCCGGCGATATTTTCCCGCCTGCGCAGCCGCTCGAGAGAAGAGCCGCCACTGGTCATCCCCGATGAGGCCGGAGAATCGGCTCTGGCCCGGGTGGCGGTGCCTCTGCGTCTGGAGTCTAACCCCCTGCCCCCCACGAGCCAGGCGGGACTGGCCATGGAGCCTGGCCTTAATCCCGGCGCCGGTCCGCTTTCCCTGACCTATGCATTGGACCCCAAGGGTGAGGGGAGCGGCCTTTCGCCCCAGGCGCAGATGGAGATTGGCAAGGCTCTCAGGCCCGCCGGCCACCGGCAGGTGGTTGTGGAGGTCCATTCCAGCCAGGGCAAGACTCCCCTGGACTGCTTCAAGACCGCCCAGGAGAGGGCCGATAAAATAAGGCTGTTCCTGGTGGAATCCTTCGAGCTCGAGCCGACGGTCATCGAGGCCCGCGGCTACGCCGGAATGGGTCATGGTTCGCCGGACAGCCCCCAGACCACCCTGGTGCTGAAATTGTTCCCGCGGGTGCCAGGCGCGGCCTCGGCGCCGGAGAAGCCGATCTGA
- a CDS encoding endonuclease III domain-containing protein, whose translation MSQQVVVKKTPEFSESPDIFREVFERLAAHFGPLHWWPAETPFEVLVGAVLTQNTAWTNVEKAIANLKQAGALGPAELRGFARAQLEELIRPAGFFRQKAERLQLALEHLFEYHRGSLERLLAQPLETARRELLSLKGIGPETADSILLYAGSHPSFVVDAYTRRLFERLGVLSGAESYEAIRSRFMTRLPHDSDLFNEYHALIVEQCKTLCRKRAPRCRPCPLLEVCPFGQQSLAEAHSP comes from the coding sequence ATGAGCCAGCAGGTTGTGGTGAAAAAAACGCCTGAATTTTCTGAATCGCCGGATATTTTTCGCGAGGTCTTCGAGCGGCTCGCTGCCCACTTCGGCCCCTTGCACTGGTGGCCGGCGGAGACCCCTTTCGAGGTGCTGGTGGGGGCGGTTCTCACCCAGAACACCGCCTGGACCAACGTGGAGAAGGCCATCGCCAACCTCAAGCAGGCCGGAGCCCTGGGACCCGCCGAGCTTCGCGGCTTTGCGCGGGCCCAGCTGGAGGAGCTGATCCGCCCCGCCGGGTTCTTCCGCCAGAAGGCCGAGCGCCTGCAGCTGGCGCTGGAGCACCTGTTCGAGTACCACCGGGGCTCGCTTGAGCGGCTGCTTGCCCAGCCCCTGGAGACCGCCCGCCGCGAGTTGCTCTCCCTCAAGGGGATCGGCCCCGAAACCGCCGATTCGATTCTGCTCTACGCCGGCAGCCACCCCTCCTTCGTGGTCGACGCCTACACCCGGCGCCTGTTCGAACGCCTCGGCGTTCTCAGCGGAGCGGAGAGCTACGAGGCGATCCGCTCCCGGTTCATGACCCGCCTCCCCCATGACTCCGACCTGTTCAACGAATACCATGCGCTGATCGTCGAGCAGTGCAAAACCCTCTGCCGGAAACGAGCCCCCCGCTGCCGTCCCTGCCCGCTGCTGGAAGTCTGCCCCTTCGGGCAACAATCGCTGGCCGAAGCCCATTCACCCTGA
- a CDS encoding glycosyltransferase family protein, translating into MKKLCYYISGHGLGHASRSCHIINTLRQRHPQLAVEVVSDAHDWFFKGFLDSSVPVRRRTMDLGVLQRDSLVMQEEQTLQRYREFLRCRETLVCEEAKDLRQGGVSLVAADIPATAFAAAAMAGIPGVGISNFTWDWIYQGLAEKFPDYQDVLEALEADYGKASRLLRLPFHGDIPAIDTLEDLPLVARRGTREPREVRMAIDIPEGCRFGLVSFGGFGLQGYDFRPLARLKNWVFVTEGEKNWKADNLRSLPAGMFPYPDLVRAADAVITKPGYGIVSEAIANDTAVLYTSRGDFREQALLVAGMRRYARCRFIDNQALRAGLWGEALEELMRQPWPAETLRSDGHLVAADRLAQLVDEA; encoded by the coding sequence ATGAAAAAACTGTGCTACTACATCAGCGGCCACGGCCTGGGCCATGCCAGCCGCTCCTGCCATATCATCAACACCCTGCGGCAACGCCACCCGCAGCTGGCCGTCGAGGTCGTTTCCGACGCCCACGACTGGTTTTTCAAGGGTTTTCTGGACAGCTCGGTCCCGGTGCGGCGCCGGACCATGGACCTGGGGGTGCTGCAGCGCGACAGCCTGGTCATGCAGGAAGAGCAGACCCTGCAGCGCTACCGGGAGTTTCTGAGGTGCAGGGAGACACTGGTCTGCGAGGAGGCGAAGGACCTTCGCCAGGGGGGCGTCTCCCTGGTGGCCGCGGATATCCCGGCAACGGCCTTCGCCGCGGCAGCCATGGCGGGCATTCCCGGCGTCGGCATTTCCAACTTCACCTGGGATTGGATCTACCAGGGGCTCGCGGAAAAGTTCCCCGACTACCAGGATGTGCTGGAAGCGCTGGAGGCGGACTACGGCAAGGCTTCCCGCCTGCTGCGGCTCCCCTTCCACGGGGATATTCCGGCTATCGACACTCTGGAGGATCTGCCCCTGGTGGCCCGCCGGGGAACCCGCGAGCCTCGGGAGGTCCGCATGGCCATCGACATCCCCGAGGGCTGCCGTTTCGGCCTGGTGTCCTTCGGCGGCTTCGGCCTGCAGGGGTATGATTTCAGGCCCCTTGCCCGGCTGAAAAACTGGGTCTTCGTCACCGAGGGGGAGAAGAACTGGAAAGCGGACAACCTGCGGTCGCTCCCCGCCGGCATGTTTCCCTACCCCGACCTGGTGCGGGCCGCCGACGCGGTCATCACCAAGCCGGGCTACGGCATCGTCTCCGAGGCGATCGCCAACGACACGGCGGTGCTGTACACCTCGCGGGGGGATTTTCGGGAACAGGCCCTGCTGGTGGCGGGCATGCGCCGTTACGCCCGCTGCCGCTTCATCGACAACCAGGCGCTGCGTGCGGGGCTCTGGGGAGAGGCTCTCGAAGAGCTGATGCGCCAGCCCTGGCCCGCGGAAACCTTGCGCAGCGACGGCCACCTGGTGGCGGCCGACCGCTTGGCGCAACTGGTGGATGAGGCGTGA
- a CDS encoding DUF2325 domain-containing protein, with protein MSIVVVGGMDRLERHYRREAEKLGHQLQVFNSASARMSARIQGSDALVLFTNKISHKARNEAVATARKSGIPVYMYHSCGLCTLRDCLQCLGCGEHSPG; from the coding sequence ATGAGTATCGTCGTGGTCGGCGGGATGGACCGGTTGGAGCGCCATTACCGCCGTGAAGCAGAAAAATTGGGACATCAGCTCCAGGTCTTCAATTCAGCCTCGGCCCGGATGAGCGCCCGGATCCAGGGATCGGACGCCCTGGTGCTGTTCACCAACAAGATCTCCCACAAGGCTCGCAATGAAGCGGTAGCCACCGCGCGCAAATCGGGCATCCCGGTCTACATGTACCACTCCTGCGGACTCTGCACCCTGCGCGACTGCCTGCAATGCCTGGGCTGCGGGGAACACTCCCCGGGATGA
- the hcp gene encoding hydroxylamine reductase, producing the protein MFCFQCEQAAGGTGCTKIGVCGKQPDVAALQDLIVFGLKGVAFWAHKAREKGAIDRDIDVHMIEALFTTVTNVDFDPASCAKVAQKTVQMRDKARALFEKANGGPFKGDVPAAAGDWKLPAGQAEMVALGRKHGVKAFHSDPDVNSVQNILLYGCKGMAAYADHAHILGKDDPKIYGFIHKALASMLDAKLGLMDFVGLCMECGKTNIDCMGLLNKAHIEKYQAPTPTPVSIGAKAGKAILVSGHDLKMLEELLKQTEGKGVNVYTHVEMLPAHGYPGLKKYKHLVGNFGSAWQNQHKEFADFPGAIIFNTNCIQRPGDQYKDRLFTWGRVQWPGVKHIDGWDFSEVIAAAQKAEGFKEMPAKNILTGCGHDAVLGLADKVIAAVKSGAIKRFFVIGGCDGAKPGRNYYTQFAEKLPKDTVILTLACGKYRFNKLDLGDIGGIPRLLDVGQCNDAYSAVQIALALAGAFNCGVNDLPLSIVLSWYEQKAVVVLLSLLSLDIKNMKLGPTLPAFVTPNVLNFLVENFNIGPIGSVEEDMKQMLGA; encoded by the coding sequence ATGTTCTGTTTTCAGTGCGAACAGGCGGCCGGCGGTACCGGCTGCACCAAGATCGGCGTCTGCGGCAAGCAGCCCGACGTCGCCGCGCTGCAGGACCTGATCGTGTTCGGCCTCAAGGGGGTGGCCTTCTGGGCCCACAAGGCCCGTGAAAAAGGGGCCATCGACCGCGATATCGACGTGCACATGATCGAGGCGCTGTTCACCACCGTGACCAACGTCGACTTCGATCCGGCCAGTTGCGCCAAGGTGGCGCAGAAGACCGTGCAGATGCGTGACAAGGCCAGGGCCCTGTTCGAAAAGGCCAACGGCGGCCCCTTCAAGGGCGATGTCCCCGCAGCGGCCGGCGACTGGAAGCTTCCCGCCGGCCAGGCGGAGATGGTCGCGCTGGGGCGCAAGCACGGCGTCAAAGCCTTCCACAGCGACCCCGACGTCAACTCGGTGCAGAACATCCTGCTCTACGGCTGCAAGGGGATGGCCGCCTACGCGGACCATGCCCACATCCTCGGCAAGGACGACCCCAAGATCTACGGCTTCATCCACAAGGCCCTGGCCTCCATGCTCGACGCCAAGCTCGGGTTGATGGATTTCGTCGGCTTGTGCATGGAGTGCGGCAAGACCAACATCGACTGCATGGGGCTGCTCAACAAGGCCCACATCGAAAAATACCAGGCCCCCACACCGACCCCGGTGTCGATCGGCGCCAAGGCCGGCAAGGCGATCCTGGTTTCGGGCCATGACCTGAAGATGCTCGAAGAGCTGCTCAAGCAGACCGAGGGCAAGGGGGTCAACGTCTATACTCACGTCGAGATGCTCCCCGCTCACGGCTACCCCGGGCTCAAGAAGTACAAGCACCTGGTGGGCAACTTTGGCAGCGCCTGGCAGAACCAGCACAAGGAGTTCGCCGATTTCCCCGGCGCCATCATCTTCAACACCAACTGCATCCAGCGCCCCGGCGACCAGTACAAGGACCGCCTGTTCACCTGGGGGCGGGTGCAGTGGCCGGGCGTGAAGCATATTGACGGCTGGGACTTCTCCGAGGTCATCGCCGCAGCGCAGAAAGCCGAGGGGTTCAAGGAGATGCCGGCCAAGAACATCCTCACCGGCTGCGGCCACGACGCGGTGCTGGGGCTGGCCGACAAGGTTATCGCCGCCGTCAAGTCCGGGGCGATCAAACGTTTCTTCGTCATCGGCGGTTGCGACGGCGCCAAGCCGGGGCGCAACTACTACACCCAGTTCGCCGAGAAACTGCCCAAGGACACGGTCATCCTGACCCTGGCCTGCGGCAAGTACCGCTTCAACAAACTCGATCTCGGCGATATCGGCGGCATTCCGCGTCTGCTCGACGTCGGTCAGTGCAACGACGCCTACTCGGCGGTGCAGATCGCCCTGGCCCTGGCGGGGGCCTTCAACTGCGGGGTCAACGACCTGCCGCTCTCCATCGTCCTTTCCTGGTACGAGCAGAAGGCGGTGGTGGTGCTGCTCTCGTTGCTCTCGCTCGATATCAAGAACATGAAGCTCGGTCCCACACTGCCGGCTTTCGTCACCCCCAACGTGCTTAATTTCCTGGTCGAGAACTTCAACATCGGCCCCATCGGCAGCGTGGAAGAGGACATGAAGCAGATGCTTGGCGCATAA
- a CDS encoding VOC family protein codes for MAVNKKARMVGINHVALEVDDIDAALEFYGKIFDFTLRGRHDRMAFIDLGDQFINLSEKRSQVPDTLRHFGLVVDDREKVRSAVAALGAKILPGRGLDFLDPWGNHVQVVQYRDIQFSKTAEVLRAMGLAGLEKTEAALEELREKGMAPD; via the coding sequence ATGGCTGTAAATAAAAAAGCCCGGATGGTGGGCATCAATCACGTCGCCCTCGAGGTGGACGACATCGACGCGGCGCTCGAGTTTTACGGAAAGATTTTCGATTTCACCCTGCGCGGGCGCCACGACCGGATGGCCTTTATCGACCTGGGCGACCAGTTCATCAACCTCTCGGAGAAGCGCAGCCAGGTGCCCGACACCCTGCGGCATTTCGGGTTGGTGGTGGATGACCGCGAAAAGGTCCGCAGTGCCGTGGCGGCGCTCGGGGCGAAGATCCTGCCGGGCCGGGGCCTGGACTTCCTCGACCCCTGGGGGAACCACGTGCAGGTGGTGCAGTACCGGGATATCCAGTTCAGCAAGACCGCCGAGGTGCTGAGGGCGATGGGGCTGGCGGGGCTGGAAAAAACCGAAGCGGCGCTGGAAGAGTTGCGGGAAAAAGGGATGGCGCCGGACTAA
- a CDS encoding PAS domain-containing sensor histidine kinase: MGPDLKHEKLLQHILANIPSGLFLVDRDQRIFYWNREAERITGYRADQVIGQHCSFLDGVPCGEFCGLFSKKVPKPVLGVTCSLQRATGGRITILKNMDYLRDEGGQIIGGVESFIDVTAYKKLEKKLRKQTYDLEHAVQRRTGELEKERTQLRNVLDAMSDFAYIASADHRIQFMNRAMVKTFGDHHGKACHKAFYNLDAPCGECPMAAVLEGQTVRSERTTPFNRCTYEIIDTPLEAPNGKIQKLAVYRDITARKEAEENLLEANRELDAFVYTVSHDLRTPLTPIIAYAEMLQTEYAHCMDDHAREMLQEIEGQGHRMLALLEDLLELARVGMPEPVERPVELARVLRNTIEELQDQIGERQAEIRIGSLPHLRIPRTFLSQLYGNLLGNALRYAAGPGKPIEIGSRLIGGRLLLYVLDHGPGIPEAERGTIFDLFKRGASASGTKGTGIGLATVRKIVRLYQGRIWVDETPGGGCTFWVEFPAELAESPAG; the protein is encoded by the coding sequence ATGGGGCCGGATCTGAAACACGAAAAACTGCTGCAGCACATTCTCGCCAACATTCCCAGCGGGCTGTTCCTGGTCGACCGCGACCAGCGCATCTTCTACTGGAACCGCGAGGCCGAGCGCATCACCGGCTACCGTGCCGACCAGGTAATCGGTCAGCATTGTTCGTTTTTGGACGGGGTTCCCTGTGGGGAATTCTGTGGGCTTTTTTCAAAAAAGGTCCCCAAACCGGTGCTCGGCGTAACCTGTTCATTACAGCGAGCCACCGGGGGCCGCATCACCATTCTGAAGAACATGGATTATCTTCGGGACGAAGGGGGGCAGATCATAGGCGGAGTAGAATCCTTCATCGACGTAACCGCCTACAAGAAACTGGAGAAAAAGCTGCGCAAGCAGACCTATGATCTGGAGCACGCGGTGCAGCGCCGCACCGGGGAGTTGGAGAAGGAGCGGACCCAGCTGCGCAACGTGCTGGATGCCATGAGCGATTTTGCCTACATCGCCTCGGCGGATCACCGCATCCAGTTCATGAACCGGGCAATGGTCAAGACCTTCGGCGACCATCACGGGAAGGCCTGCCACAAGGCTTTTTACAACCTGGACGCGCCCTGTGGCGAATGTCCGATGGCGGCGGTGCTCGAAGGGCAGACCGTGCGGTCCGAACGAACGACTCCATTCAACCGCTGCACCTACGAAATCATTGACACCCCTCTGGAGGCCCCCAACGGAAAGATCCAGAAGCTCGCCGTCTACCGGGATATCACTGCGCGCAAAGAGGCCGAGGAAAATCTCCTCGAGGCGAACCGGGAGCTGGACGCCTTCGTCTATACCGTCTCTCACGACCTGCGTACGCCGCTGACCCCGATCATTGCCTACGCCGAAATGTTGCAGACTGAATACGCCCACTGCATGGACGATCACGCCCGGGAAATGCTCCAAGAAATTGAGGGACAGGGGCACCGCATGCTCGCCCTGCTCGAAGACCTGCTGGAACTGGCGCGGGTCGGCATGCCCGAGCCGGTGGAGCGACCGGTGGAACTGGCCAGGGTGTTGCGCAATACCATCGAGGAGCTGCAGGACCAGATCGGCGAACGTCAGGCGGAGATCAGAATCGGCAGCCTGCCGCACTTGCGCATTCCCCGCACCTTTCTCAGCCAGCTTTACGGCAATCTGCTCGGCAATGCCCTGCGCTATGCCGCCGGACCGGGGAAACCGATCGAAATCGGCAGCCGCCTGATCGGCGGCCGGCTGCTGCTCTACGTCCTGGACCACGGGCCTGGAATCCCCGAGGCGGAAAGAGGCACCATCTTCGACCTGTTCAAACGCGGCGCCAGCGCCTCAGGTACCAAGGGCACCGGAATCGGCCTGGCCACGGTGCGCAAGATCGTCCGCCTCTACCAGGGGCGCATCTGGGTGGACGAGACCCCAGGAGGGGGCTGTACCTTCTGGGTGGAATTCCCGGCCGAGCTCGCCGAGTCGCCGGCCGGTTAG